ACACGGTACATCGATAACTGCAATACCACAAGTACTTGAAAGAGCAGGTTATAACAATGTGAATATTGTAAAGGAACAGGCAGAGCCGAACGGCGATTTTCCAACAGTAAAATCCCCTAATCCAGAAGAACCTGAAGCTTTAAAAATGGCTACAGATTTAGCTTTAGCTATAAATGCAGATATTGTAATTGGTACAGATCCAGATTCAGATAGATTAGGTATCGCTGTAAGAGATCTTAAAGATCAAATGGTTTTGCTTAATGGTAATCAAACCATGGTGGTTATGACTTGGTTTTTGCTTGAACAATGGAAAAAAGCGGGAAAACTACATAATGATACTTTTGTAGGCTCTACTATTGTCTCTACACCTATGCTAAAGGTTATGACAGAAGCTTATGGTGCTCAATACCATGAAGGTCTCACAGGCTTTAAATGGATTGCTAAAATGATAAAAGATTTACCAGATTTAGATTTTATTGGTGGCGGTGAAGAAAGCTTTGGATTTATGGTTGGAGATTTTGTGAGAGATAAAGATGCGGTAACCTCTACTCTATTAGCGTGTGAGATAGCGGCTCAATTAAAAGCTGAAGGCTCTTCTATACTAGACAAACTTCACGACCTTTACTCACAATTTGGCTATTACAAAGAAGAATTAATCTCTCTTGTGAAAAAGGGCAAAGAAGGTGCAGAAGAAATAAAGCAAATGCTTATCGAGTTAAGAAACAACCCTTTACAAACTATAGCAGGTGAAACTGTTGTAAAGGTGGAAGACTATGCAAACTCTACATCTTTAAACCCTGTATCCCAAAAAACGACAGAGTTAAATATCCCTAAATCTAACGTTCTTATTTACTATACAGATAAAGGCACTAAAATAGCTGCAAGGCCAAGTGGAACAGAACCTAAAATTAAGTTTTATATAAGTGTAAATAGTACGTTATCTTCTAAAGAAACTATAGACGAAACTACTGCTGTTTTAAATTCAAAAATTGCTTCAATAAAATCTCAACTTGGATTGAGTTAAATATATTCTATGAATTATTTTAAAAAAATAATGAGGTTTGCGATACCTTATAAACGCTATGCCTTCTTAAATATATTCTTCAATATTTTATATGCATTGTTTAGTGGTCTGGCATTCATGTCACTAATACCAATGATGCAGGTATTATTTGATCCTGAAGATATAAAAGTAACCGAAAAGCCTGTATATACAGGTATTACAAATATTAAGGATTATGCAGAAAACTCTTTAAACTACTTTATTACAAATGTAGCTGGCACAGACAAAATGCAAGCTTTAATTATTGTAATCTGCTTAGTTCTAGGCTTATTTATATTAAAGAATCTCTTTAGTTATTTTGCCATGTATTTTATCACCTTTTTAAGAAATGGTGTTTTAAAAGACATTCGCAACACATTGTATGATAAGATAACAGAACTTCCTATTTCCTTTTACTCTGAAAAACGTAAAGGTGATACTATTGCAAGAATGACTAGTGATGTTTTGGAAATTCAGCATTCATTTTTATCTATCTTAGAGCTTATAGTAAGAGAACCACTAACAATAATCTTCACTTTAATATTTATGTTAGCGCTTAGTGTTAAGCTTACCATCTTTGTGCTCATTTTTATTCCGGTATCTGGATTTTTAATTTCCTTGGTCGGTAAATCTTTAAAGAAAAAATCTGATAGAGTCCAGAAAGAACAAGGTGTTTTATTGTCTGTATTAGAAGAAACTTTAGGTGGCTTAAAAGTGATAAAAGGATTTAATTCTGAAGCGTATTTTACAGAAAAATTTGAAGAGTCAACAAACAGACATTTTAAATTTTTAAATAGCTTAGTTAACCGAAACAACTTAGCAAAACCTGTTAGTGAAGTATTAGGTATAGGAATTATTTCTGTGCTCCTATATTATGGTGGCCGCTTAGTGCTGGTTGAAGGCAGCTTTGATGGCCCAGAGTTTATCACATTTATGGCATTAGCATATAACATACTAACTCCAGCTAAGGCAATATCTAAGGCTAGTTATAATGTTAAACAAGGAAATGCAGCAGCAGAGCGTGTCCTAGAAATTTTAGAAACAGAGTCTCCTCTAAAAGATAAACCAAATGCTAAGGATAAAGTAGATTTTACTACCAATATCGATATTAAGAACGTTAACTTTAAGTATGAGAATGACTATGTTTTAAAAGACTTTAGCATTACCGTTCCTAAAGGACAGTCTGTAGCTTTGGTAGGACAATCTGGTAGTGGTAAGAGTACCATAGCCAACCTAGTAACACGCTTTTACGATGTAAATGATGGTGAGATTACTATTGATGGTGTAGACATAAGAGACCTTAAAAAGAAGTCTCTAAGGCATTTAATGGGCTTAGTAACACAAGATTCTATCTTATTTAATGACACTATAAAGAATAACATTCTATTAGGAAAGCAAGATGCTACAGACCAAGAAATTATTGAAGCTCTTAAAATTGCAAATGCTTGGGAGTTTGTAAAAGACTTGCCAAAAGGTATTGATACTAATATTGGTGATAGTGGTAATAAATTAAGTGGAGGTCAAAAACAAAGACTCTCTATTGCTCGTGCAGTACTTAAAAATCCACCTATTATGATTTTAGATGAGGCTACTTCTGCTCTAGATACAGAAAGTGAACGTCTTGTACAAAGTGCGTTAGAAAACATGATGCTTAACAGAACATCATTGGTTATTGCACACCGTTTATCAACTATTCAAAATGCAGATAAAATTGTAGTCATGCACAGAGGTGAAATTGTTGAAGTTGGCAAGCACGACGAGTTACTAAAACTAAATGGAACTTATAAAAAATTAGTAGACATGCAGAGTTTTGAGTAAACCCTTCAAAAACTATTAAACAAAAAAAGGTCTGCTTTAATAAAGCAGACCTTTTTAATTTTATAACAGATTATTTACCAGTTAGTCGTTGTGCTTACTTCTTCAATTGCACCAACATCTGCTAAATAACGCTCAGCATCTAAAGCTGCCATACAACCTGTACCTGCAGCAGTAATTGCTTGTCTATACTCTTTATCTTGAACATCTCCACTTGCAAATACACCAGGAATATTAGTTTCTGTAGTTTTTGGCTTAGTAACAATATAACCTGTATTATCCATATCTATTTGTCCTTTAAAGATATCTGTATTTGGCTTATGGCCAATAGCGATAAAAAGTCCTGTAATATCAATAGTTTCTTTTTCGCCAGTTTGGTTGTTTTTCATTCTTAAACCTTCAACAACTTGCTCTCCTAAAACTTCATCAATCTCTGTGTTGTAACGTAAATCTATGTTCTTTGTATTTGTTACTCTATGTTGCATAGCTTTACTTGCACGCATTTCATCTTTACGCACTAGCATTGTTACTTTATTACATATTTTAGATAAATATGTAGCTTCTTCTGCAGCTGTATCTCCACCACCAACTATAGCAACATCTTGACCTTTATAGAAGAAACCATCGCACACTGCACATGCAGATACACCACCGCCACGTAGGCGTTGTTCACTTTCTAAACCTAAGTATTTAGCAGATGCTCCTGTCGAAATTATAACAGTATCTGCTTCAATCCACTTATCACCATCTACTTGTGCTTTATGAATACCACCTTTTTCGGTAGCAAACTTTACTTCAGTAATCATACCTATACGCACCTGTGTACCAAAACGTTCTGCTTGTTGTTGTAATTGTACCATCATAGTAGGTCCATCTATACCTTCTGGGTATCCAGGAAAATTATCTACTTCTGTTGTTGTAGTTAATTGTCCTCCAGGTTCCATACCAGTATACATGATAGGGTTCATATCTGCTCTAGCTGCATAAATTGCTGCTGTATATCCTGCTGGTCCAGAACCAATAATCAGGCATTTAATTCTTTCAGTTGTTTCGCTCATAGTTCTTGTAATAGTCTAATACAAAAGTAGGGTTTTGTAGCTAAAACTTACAAAGGGATTATGGTATGTTACTATTATATAATTGTTATATTTTATAATAACATAGGTTAGCATTTATAAAATAAGGCTTAACTAAATTTTAGGACCCAATTTTGGCGGAAGAAGATTATCCTAGATAACTTTGAAATACACAAAAAACTATAATTATGAATTCTACTATATTATTGAATAACAGACCAGAAGGTCGTCCACAAGA
This region of Croceibacter atlanticus HTCC2559 genomic DNA includes:
- the trxB gene encoding thioredoxin-disulfide reductase is translated as MSETTERIKCLIIGSGPAGYTAAIYAARADMNPIMYTGMEPGGQLTTTTEVDNFPGYPEGIDGPTMMVQLQQQAERFGTQVRIGMITEVKFATEKGGIHKAQVDGDKWIEADTVIISTGASAKYLGLESEQRLRGGGVSACAVCDGFFYKGQDVAIVGGGDTAAEEATYLSKICNKVTMLVRKDEMRASKAMQHRVTNTKNIDLRYNTEIDEVLGEQVVEGLRMKNNQTGEKETIDITGLFIAIGHKPNTDIFKGQIDMDNTGYIVTKPKTTETNIPGVFASGDVQDKEYRQAITAAGTGCMAALDAERYLADVGAIEEVSTTTNW
- a CDS encoding phospho-sugar mutase, whose translation is MTNNQAILKKANSWMTSTYDADTTAKVNHLITNNPTELEDSFYKNLEFGTGGMRGIMGVGTNRINKYTLGKNTQGLSNFMKQQFNGEQLKVVIAYDCRHNSKSLAKTVADVFTANGIDVFLFSDLRTTPELSFSVKYLNCHCGIVLTASHNPPEYNGYKVYWQDGGQLVPPQDAAIINEIDSLKYEDILFKGQDERITYIDSTIDEAFFAASVDNGSFNTPNSAKENLNIVFTSLHGTSITAIPQVLERAGYNNVNIVKEQAEPNGDFPTVKSPNPEEPEALKMATDLALAINADIVIGTDPDSDRLGIAVRDLKDQMVLLNGNQTMVVMTWFLLEQWKKAGKLHNDTFVGSTIVSTPMLKVMTEAYGAQYHEGLTGFKWIAKMIKDLPDLDFIGGGEESFGFMVGDFVRDKDAVTSTLLACEIAAQLKAEGSSILDKLHDLYSQFGYYKEELISLVKKGKEGAEEIKQMLIELRNNPLQTIAGETVVKVEDYANSTSLNPVSQKTTELNIPKSNVLIYYTDKGTKIAARPSGTEPKIKFYISVNSTLSSKETIDETTAVLNSKIASIKSQLGLS
- a CDS encoding ABC transporter ATP-binding protein gives rise to the protein MNYFKKIMRFAIPYKRYAFLNIFFNILYALFSGLAFMSLIPMMQVLFDPEDIKVTEKPVYTGITNIKDYAENSLNYFITNVAGTDKMQALIIVICLVLGLFILKNLFSYFAMYFITFLRNGVLKDIRNTLYDKITELPISFYSEKRKGDTIARMTSDVLEIQHSFLSILELIVREPLTIIFTLIFMLALSVKLTIFVLIFIPVSGFLISLVGKSLKKKSDRVQKEQGVLLSVLEETLGGLKVIKGFNSEAYFTEKFEESTNRHFKFLNSLVNRNNLAKPVSEVLGIGIISVLLYYGGRLVLVEGSFDGPEFITFMALAYNILTPAKAISKASYNVKQGNAAAERVLEILETESPLKDKPNAKDKVDFTTNIDIKNVNFKYENDYVLKDFSITVPKGQSVALVGQSGSGKSTIANLVTRFYDVNDGEITIDGVDIRDLKKKSLRHLMGLVTQDSILFNDTIKNNILLGKQDATDQEIIEALKIANAWEFVKDLPKGIDTNIGDSGNKLSGGQKQRLSIARAVLKNPPIMILDEATSALDTESERLVQSALENMMLNRTSLVIAHRLSTIQNADKIVVMHRGEIVEVGKHDELLKLNGTYKKLVDMQSFE